Proteins encoded together in one Perognathus longimembris pacificus isolate PPM17 chromosome 8, ASM2315922v1, whole genome shotgun sequence window:
- the Cracdl gene encoding CRACD-like protein: MISTRVMDLKLREAAEGLGEDGTGKKKSKFKTFKKLFGKKKRKESPSTTGESTWKQNQAKSEVIAIESGPVGYDSEDELEESRGTLGSRALSHDSIFIPEAGQDPARPVRVFSQENVCDRIKALQLKIQCNVRMGPPPPGGLPAKRAEDTGMSSEDDGLPRSPPEMSLLHDGGPSTTIKISLVPSSRPQSPDHVGDATGSSRTSDSLAPVADFSCPPEASSCLDNSAARHKLLVKPRNRKMRRLSSRAQSESLSDLLCSPEEEGYHERLFAQVSMDVSFGQQESMLDSEPERAAPRVLPAPGGARARRARLQHCPALQASVEEGTPPGAAPPGRPAAPQLAGPGSEAPPELQEEEPPAASPRAPAQDAAREGLPAPGGAEGPPSPCAAQGSTAPPEPVTVALETPPAADGAALGVPRAEEEPRPEAPGPAGAEVDPTPSPAPATPAPIAPATPASSAAPTLSAPSPTPAAPAQAPATPALSADPSPTPATPAPTTPAPAPIAPAQAPSTTVMSPTQAAPATLAPATPATPAQAPATPAQAPATPAQAPATPAQAPATPAQAPATPAQAPATPAQAPATATPAQAPATTATPAPATPAQAPATPAQAPATTAPATPAQAPATPAQAPATPAPAPSPALPRGGPKHKAAAEDQGPEGPPTPAVGSPPGEPRAQDTEATPAEPPHAGPERAAPPGRRGEPRGAKKFSVSSCRARPGLRAPPLRSGPAWRSEAAPDDAPRPDPEPRPGHRAEPPRPAERDSQDPEDAGARRAGPGRGPQEPSARRDRSPFPVKLRSTSLSLRYREGSASQEARGAKRHSAEVRLTPLPGEEPCGAWPAPALRGARAPSGPAPGKARPPEQPGAKPPLPRKPLLQSLTLAHPPAGLDPSPGEPGPGKESRTAEERPPPRAAVTRPAPEGQPNPPWITMARQKPRGAPDQPPNQEDKPGLRITKPEAGKPAKPPEKAQEPMKQADFVRSKSFLMPPAKPAVTQRQGAKLSLKEGLQRGISLSHQNLAAQATAMTEKELHQLKRASYASADQPSWMELARKKSQAWSDMPQIIK, from the exons gaaagaaaaagtccAAATTCAAAACATTCAAGaagctctttgggaagaagaagagaaaagaatctcCATCGACCACAGGAGAAAGCACCTGGAAACAAAACCAGGCCAAAAGCGAGGTCATTGCCATAGAGTCGGGGCCCGTGGGCTATGACTCTGAGGATGAACTTGA GGAGTCCAGGGGCACGCTGGGCAGCCGCGCCCTCTCTCATGACAGCATTTTCATTCCTGAGGCCGGACAGGACCCTGCTCGGCCTGTGAGAGTGTTTTCTCAAGAAAATGTGTGTGACCGGATTAAAGCTCTGCAG CTAAAAATACAATGTAACGTGAGAATGGGACCGCCGCCTCCAGGGGGACTTCCTGCCAAGCGGGCCGAGGACACCGGCATGAGCTCTGAGGATGACGGGCTGCCCCGGAGCCCCCCAGAGATGTCCCTCCTGCATGACGGGGGCCCCAGCACCACCATCAAG ATCTCTCTAGTGCCCTCATCCCGGCCGCAGTCTCCAGATCACGTGGGCGATGCCACCGGCTCCTCCCGGACGTCCGACAGCTTGGCACCTGTGGCTGATTTCAGCTGCCCCCCAGAAGCCTCCTCCTGCCTGGACAATTCCGCTGCGAGGCACAAGCTCCTGGTCAAGCCTCGCAACCGTAAGATGAGGCGGCTGTCTTCG CGGGCGCAGTCGGAATCCCTGAGCGATCTGCTGTGTTCCCCGGAGGAGGAAGGCTACCACGAGAGGCTGTTCGCCCAGGTCAGCATGGACGTCAGCTTCGGGCAGCAAGAGTCGATGCTGGACAGCGAGCCGGAGCGCGCGGCACCCCGCGTCTTGCCGGCCCCCGGGGGGGCCCGCGCCCGGCGCGCGCGCCTGCAGCACTGCCCGGCGCTGCAGGCCAGCGTGGAGGAGGGCACCCCGCCCGGGGCGGCTCCccccggccgcccggccgccccgcaGCTCGCCGGGCCCGGCTCCGAGGCCCCCCCGGAGCTCCAGGAGGAGGAGCCGCCCGCCGCgagcccgcgcgccccggcccagGACGCGGCCCGGGAGGGGCTTCCTGCTCCTGGAGGCGCGGAAGGGCCACCGTCCCCCTGTGCGGCCCAGGGGAGCACGGCGCCCCCCGAGCCTGTCACCGTCGCCTTGGAGACACCCCCTGCTGCAGACGGGGCAGCCCTCGGGGTGCCGAGGGCGGAGGAGGAGCCGCGGCCCGAGGCGCCTGGGCCTGCGGGGGCAGAGGTGGATCCCACCCCGAGCCCGGCCCCGGCCACTCCAGCCCCGATCGCCCCGGCCACCCCGGCCTCGAGCGCGGCCCCGACCCTGAGTGCCCCGAGCCCGACCCCGGCCGCCCCAGCCCAAGCCCCGGCCACCCCGGCCCTGAGCGCGGACCCGAGCCCGACCCCGGCCACCCCGGCCCCGaccaccccggccccggccccgatcGCCCCGGCCCAGGCCCCTTCCACCACTGTCATGAGCCCGACCCAGGCCGCCCCTGCCACCCTGGCCCCAGCAACCCCAGCCACCCCGGCCCAGGCCCCGGCCACCCCGGCCCAGGCCCCAGCCACCCCGGCCCAGGCCCCTGCCACCCCGGCCCAGGCCCCTGCCACCCCGGCCCAGGCCCCGGCCACCCCGGCCCAGGCCCCGGCCACCCCGGCCCAGGCCCCGGCCACGGCCACCCCGGCCCAGGCCCCGGCCACCACGGCCACCCCGGCCCCGGCCACCCCGGCCCAG GCCCCGGCCACCCCGGCCCAGGCCCCAGCCACCACGGCCCCGGCCACCCCGGCCCAGGCCCCGGCCACCCCGGCCCAGGCCCCGgccaccccggccccggcccccagcccggcGCTGCCCAGGGGCGGCCCGAAGCACAAGGCGGCCGCTGAGGACCAGGGCCCCGAAGGACCCCCCACGCCCGCCGTGGGGTCGCCCCCGGGGGAGCCCCGAGCCCAGGACACGGAGGCCACGCCCGCGGAGCCCCCCCACGCGGGTCCCGAGAGGGCCGCGCCGCCGGGGCGCAGGGGCGAGCCCAGGGGCGCCAAGAAGTTCTCGGTGTCCTCGTGCCGGGCGCGCCCCGGGCTCCGCGCCCCGCCGCTGCGGAGCGGCCCGGCCTGGCGCAGCGAGGCGGCCCCGGACGACGCGCCCCGGCCGGACCCCGAGCCCCGGCCCGGACACCGCGCGGAGCCCCCGAGGCCGGCGGAGCGCGACTCCCAGGACCCAGAGGACGCCGGGgctcgccgggccgggccgggccggggcccccaGGAGCCGTCGGCGAGGAGGGACCGCAGCCCCTTCCCGGTCAAGCTGCGCTCCACCTCCCTCTCGCTCAGGTACCGAGAAGGCTCCGCGTCCCAGGAAGCCAGAGGAGCCAAGAGGCACAGCGCCGAGGTCCGGCTGACCCCGCTCCCCGGAGAGGAGCCGTGCGGCGCGTGGCCGGCCCCCGCGCTCCgaggcgcccgggccccgagcgGCCCGGCCCCGGGGAAGGCCCGCCCTCCCGAGCAGCCGGGCGCCAAGCCGCCCCTGCCCCGGAAGCCGCTTCTGCAGAGCCTCACCCTGGCCCACCCGCCCGCAGGCCTGGACCCCAGCCCCGGAGAGCCCGGCCCCGGGAAGGAGAGCAGGACGGCCGAGGAGAggcccccgccccgggcggcCG TGACCCGTCCCGCACCGGAGGGGCAGCCCAACCCGCCTTGGATCACCATGGCCCGGCAGAAGCCGCGGGGTGCTCCAGACCAGCCCCCCAACCAGGAGGACAAGCCTGGGCTGCGGATCACAAAGCCTGAGGCCGGAAAGCCAGCCAAGCCGCCAGAGAAAGCCCAG GAGCCCATGAAGCAGGCTGATTTTGTCCGCAGCAAGTCTTTCCTGATGCCCCCCGCCAAGCCCGCTGTGACCCAGAGGCAGGGAGCAAAGCTCAGTCTCAAGGAGGGGCTGCAAAGAGGAATCTCACTGTCTCATCAGAACCTGG CAGCTCAGGCTACAGCGATGACGGAGAAGGAGTTGCATCAGCTCAAAAGAGCCAGTTATGCCAGTGCAGACCAGCCATCCTGGATGGAACTTGCCAGAAAGAAATCTCAAGCTTGGAGTGACATGCCCCAAATCATAAAATAG